In Prionailurus viverrinus isolate Anna chromosome D1, UM_Priviv_1.0, whole genome shotgun sequence, the DNA window agaaGACATAATAGAagtctccaggggcgcctgggtggcgcagtcggttgagcgtccgacttcagccaggtcacgatctcgccgtccgtgagttcgagccccgcgtcaggctctgggctgatggctcagagcctggagcctgtttccgattctgtgtctccctctctctctgcccctcccccgttcatgctctgtctctctctgtcccaaaaataaataaacgttgaaaaaaaatttaaaaaagaagtttccaGTGTTAGCTACATCAAATCACTGTGAACCCATCAGTTAGATATGCAGAATGACAGAGGTGTTATTCCATCAGAGactgtgcttctctctctttttctttttaatgtttttatttatttttgaaggagagagagaccgagcgtgagcaggggaggagcagagagagagggagacatagaatctgaagcaggctccaggctccgggctgtcagcccagagcccgacgcggggctcgaactcacaaactgggagatcaaaccctgagccaaagtcggacgcttagcgactgagccacccaggcgcccccagactgtGCTTCTCAAAATCATAcacaaagaatgataaaatttCTACCAAAACGAAGTTCCAGCTTACATAGCAATTGCACTTCCAGAAAATTCTAAGGTATATTAAAACTGGACAAAAAATAATCcatgctgggtggctcagtcggttaagcgtctgactttggctcaggtcatgatctcgctgggtttgtgagttcgagccccacattgggctctgtgctaacagctcagagcctggagcctccttcagattctgtgtctactcctctctctgtccctcccatgctcatgctctgttctctttctgtctctcaataataaataaacgtttaaaaaaaattttttaaacctctaTATTAACATGTAAAATACAGTTGGATCCCAGGTTCaaataattacaaacatttttttcactgTGTGTAGGTAAAGGCAGACCCAGGTTTTGTGGGGCCTGAATTATGCAATTTGGGGAGCCTCCTTTAGGAAGaacaatataaaattacaaatattaaattagttacaataggaaatatttatttagaataggAAAAAAGTGATCAGTTTTACATAgccaaataatatttaaaacatcacaaaaaaaggggcacctgagtggctcagtcggttaagcatcgacttcagctgaggtcatgatctctcagtctgcgagtttgagccctgtgtcgggctctgtgctgtcagcaaagagcctggaacctgcttcagattctgtgtctccctctctctctgcctcccctccactcactctctgtctctcaaacatgaataaacgttaaaaaaactttttttttaaataaataaaacatcacaaaatccagaaaaatatccaaatattttatattaataaacagCCCAACACACTTCTacaatcctttttctttcttttagtagatttatttttagggCAGTTCTAGGTGCACAACAATATtaagagcagaaggtacagaaatttcccatataAACTGACCTCATGCATAGCTTCCTCATTCCCACCAGACTGGAATATTTGATACAATTGATGAATCTATACtggcacatcattatcacccagagtgtaccttagggttcattcttggtatTGTACACTGTATGGGTTTGGGCAaatttataataatgtatatcCACCTTTATTGGACCATGCTCTAAAAACCCTCTGAGCTTTGCATGTTTAcaacaattttattaaaattttgtatgtttatttttttgagagagagagaaagaatacgcaagcaggggaggggcagggagaaggaggaacagaatcccatgcaggctccacatcatcagcacagaggctgatgtggggcttgaactcatgaaccatgagatcatgatctgagccaagaccaagagtcagacacttaaccaactgagccaccaggcacccttacaacatttttaatatagTGTTTTCTGAGTTATCTTTGATCTTCTCTTTATATGACAATGACTTCGtaagataattttttataatgacaaataaaaagataattctgCCTTTAATTATACTTGGAAGTAGCTGAAAACCACataaatagggatgcctgggtggctcagtcagttaagcatctgactcttgattttagctcaggtaatgatctcctgGTTAGAGAGACCTAGTCCCACATCATGTTGACAACACcaagtttgcttgggattctctctctctctcaatctctgcccttccccccagtcATGCAaacacatgcactctctttctttctctctctctaaataaataaacatttttttaaatatcacagaaATATGTCTCACTAAATGCAAACAACTTCTACTTCCAATTCGACTTCTTCTTAGTCAGATCCCCAAAATGCCTGTGCCCACTCCAGTCTCACTCAACACAAGAGGAAAAGTGATGGTAAAATGCTGGCGTGAACACAGAGGCATTAACTGCTTCAGTTAAAATGTTTCACTTCTGCAGATTTTACAAAGTAATTGACCATATGAATCCTTTCCAAGGGCATCTCCATGGGTCTTGGAATAGTTCTGTAGAAGTGAAGAGACTTTGAAGCTGAAGCTTCATCAGATTCACAGTAAATGTGACTCTGTCTAAATACATGTCTGATAGGACACTGCAGAGGTCAAGCAAGACTCAGGATGATTCTCTGTTGGCAGCACTGTTCTATACATCCTAAGCTGTGTGTACTTCTGGCCCATCCGGCAATGACCTCCAATCACACGTCAAGCAAAAGTATCTGCAGATATACCCAAAAGCTAGGGTGGGGATGGCTGCAGCACTGGCCTGTTGAAAACAAGGGTTCAGAACTTTCTCTGGCCAGGGCCTGACTTGTAGGGTCAATATATAGTCTGCATTGTATGCTCCCTATTATGGGCATATATTTTACTCGAAATTAGTATTATGGTTTTTTAGTGCCTTATCTCCTTGGAAAAAAAGTGATAAGGTAAATTGATCATCTTCATGGCATTAAAGGGACCCAAAAGGCTGTCATTTGATGTTTCCACATGACAATGACACATTGGATTTCACAACCATTTATTAATGCTTCTATGTGCTTTTTATAAAGTATGTTGTAGGAGGGAATATAGAATTCAGTAATTATACTTAGGAACTATTCCCGCCCTCAAGGggctctcagcccctctcctgagTGCAGAGCAAAGAGGAAGCTCAGTACTTGCTAGGCAGGCCAGCAGGTCGAAAGTGGTTGGGGTTTTTGCCGCTCCGGCCCCATTCATTGGCGGCCTGGTCAGCCTTCGAGTCCTCTGCTCCGTGGCCGCTGCTTCCGTGCCTGAAAAAGTCTGTGACTCTCTGAGAATTCTCTCTGGCATTGCTGGAATGGAGGAAGGCAGGTAGGAGATTAATTAGGGGGCTGAGGAGCAATTGCCCATAACTCCCATCTCTCTTCTTTGCAAGGGAGGGCTGCTAACAGGAGCCAAGGAAAGAGGGGCTAAAACACTGACCCCCTGGCCCAGAAACAGAGCATCTCAGCCCAGGCTGATCTCTTACTGGGAGAACAGCACCCATAGGGGGAGGGTCGGGAATCACCCACTCCTCCTGGCCTTGCTCTGACTCCATCAGCCACTCACGCCAACACTGGgcgcagaggggagggtgggcaagAGAAGGAGGAGCCACAGTGTCTACAGGAGACTTCTCCAGGGCTTGGCCCCTCCTGGCTGTCCAAGGCAGCTAGGCTCAGCTCACCCAGCCCTGCATCCCCAGGAGCCCGTGTTACCTGATCACTTTGGCCGCCCAAGCGCCCCCAGGTCCCCTCTGTGCGGCATCATGGTTCCCCCGGGCATGGAAGTATTTATCTGCACCTATGTAATTGGCTTCTCTCATGTCAGAGTAGGCTCTCCACATGTCTTTAGTCCCTGGAAAGGAAAGCAAATGATGAGATGAAGGTGATCGTGTCTTGGCAAAATagaggaaaagacattttcctCCCACCGATTCTAAGATCTCAGTCTTTGACAAAATCCA includes these proteins:
- the LOC125146885 gene encoding serum amyloid A protein-like, which codes for MKLFVGILLCSLVLGVSSQRWLTFLKEAGQGTKDMWRAYSDMREANYIGADKYFHARGNHDAAQRGPGGAWAAKVISNARENSQRVTDFFRHGSSGHGAEDSKADQAANEWGRSGKNPNHFRPAGLPSKY